From Toxorhynchites rutilus septentrionalis strain SRP chromosome 2, ASM2978413v1, whole genome shotgun sequence, a single genomic window includes:
- the LOC129768055 gene encoding trafficking protein particle complex subunit 11 isoform X1 yields the protein MALDSSVLPSELVTVAQPLVGLSGLDVQRNNTHKTIWDAFINNKKPDGESIQYKLLPQNYEFPVSKPKHQSYEWYHPKGILKRNWMLKHLHVLPAVVVLFQDLEWNDPQWSEKQLQCASMIQSLKNSLQGRNTRLAVVLLQKGISHSQGEDLLASERAAHLTSTCDINAKMLFVLPHGDHLVGHIMRLQSAFLELAQSYYAQMMKQIRLHREQLTDSHQILKIRHQFKLGFISELKLDQSNALRHYRQTYANLEEIRVVDTNCLEIKSIAGFVNYKICRLFFKLNTPKDSITHFKNHINKYRSLAGFKELLFEHYAWLSVQYSSFGELFCEAVKNGLSPLQTQHPGIYFHKAAEYISKRKEAFLQCTALGPDSEGQSAASAGQPNSNSVLYSDFFGIRGTKTGEPVSEQQIICLVQEMEKSYNHSAAIITLLGQAMAQYKVYKCLRFRKKLAIDMAEEYLKCGDHSKALTLYSLMLSDYRADKWFTIFTEVLLKTLRSAYLSASVPDFVACSIETLSPRIAMEKSDRILILENLWKVFHNISPVSSSQIAPELSSNWQTALSSFSSPVKLDLDRLSDLLECKITFDKRQIRNDENLHLQLYIRSISDVPLKLKNFSVLLSDLKSNSVRVPAVQYSEYLEPGTEEEACLKPIGEFILEPQKCYRILFVGERYQFMENVDVHIFRLEMEMGSDRTFVVLSQREKLNVQRMFKNFNPHQDCLERIAVISSCYIIPTFHLGSQTKQSNQPMLTNEFYKITTKIINNSDLCLKNVGISISVPQPLRNNVFLTTDLSPALQRINSYVQIDIGELQMQSATSISYYATSLIEGNIELRQRLYYQTENLHQVKTSGGAMIDSPSTPNSEKEGLAKLIANNERGTQKYGNSHNIKFEYITEELVRKIKEDTIVVPCVEELKLTGRFYTLSRQPLVKAYKNEDFILRIAMEVKAPDGLDILETQFISDHNIVEKPYKGQPSIVGSKLRQSSRFEDLRLLNPTNCTRDWITQGDYLNNDVQLKFNRSRTPDHSASGAATTSRLPPDDQFNRSLLAKLPTNATIIGSTNANLTNQLNLPLTTSSNSSTNAASSGSSPLPPQTHAGMMTSSTGSAEDFKIKSLPSSDQPKDDFSKSLAQVKNIYNQAIDCVQLTNNERNGFINATISTSSTNGAMVTRGRSSEPGNSGTADTSGDNGDRNLIFGVYCVRWSRSSSPNVINESKFVISGIEVVDPPLNIYCYLETKMYVRVPVTLRITLKNPTRKILHLQAVLNSSDSFMFSGHKQLKISIFAHSAYDLLFNLYPLKAGWQPLPELQLDYANPTNGPSSNKQPGKSTTVVSNKMSTSSESISSHPGEAGEPSSENLETQLKAELNCLVKRWMPKMVFIHPPRRY from the exons ATGGCACTTGACTCGAGTGTTCTGCCTTCGGAGCTGGTGACAGTTGCTCAGCCACTGGTCGGCTTGTCCGGATTGGATGTGCAACGAAACAACACCCACAAGACTATTTGGGATGCCTTCATCAACAATAAAAAGCCTGACGG tgaatcAATCCAGTACAAATTACTTCCTCAGAATTACGAATTTCCCGTGTCGAAACCAAAACATCAATCTTACGAGTGGTATCATCCGAAGGGAATACTGAAGCGAAACTGGATGTTGAAGCATCTGCATGTTCTTCCGGCGGTGGTTGTGCTCTTTCAAGATCTTGAATGGAATGATCCACAGTGGAGCGAAAAACAGCTTCAGTGTGCTTCTATGATACAGTCGTTAAAGAACTCGCTTCAGGGCAGAAATACACGACTAGCAGTAGTATTACTTCAAAAAGGTATCTCTCATTCTCAGGGGGAAGATTTGCTAGCCTCCGAACGAGCTGCTCACCTGACCAGCACCTGCGATATCAACGCCAAAATGCTCTTCGTGCTTCCCCATGGTGACCACTTGGTGGGTCACATCATGAGGCTTCAGTCCGCTTTTCTGGAACTTGCCCAATCCTATTACGCCCAAATGATGAAACAGATTCGGCTGCATCGGGAACAGCTAACGGATTCCCATCAAATTCTGAAGATTCGGCATCAGTTCAAACTTGGTTTCATCTCGGAACTCAAACTAGATCAATCGAATGCCCTGCGTCACTATCGTCAGACCTATGCGAATCTCGAGGAGATACGAGTGGTCGATACCAACTGTTTGGAGATCAAATCTATTGCTGGTTTCGTGAACTACAAAATTTGTAGACTATTCTTCAAACTGAACACTCCCAAGGATTCGATAACTCACTTCAAGAATCACATCAACAAATATCGCAGCCTAGCCGGCTTCAAGGAACTGCTGTTTGAACACTACGCGTGGCTGAGTGTGCAATACAGTTCCTTCGGAGAGTTGTTTTGTGAGGCGGTAAAAAATGGTCTCTCGCCGCTGCAGACGCAACATCCGGGCATATATTTCCACAAAGCTGCGGAGTACATTAGCAAGCGGAAAGAGGCATTCCTGCAGTGCACAGCCCTAGGACCAGACAGTGAAGGACAGTCGGCGGCTTCTGCCGGACAG cCAAACTCCAACTCCGTACTATACAGTGACTTCTTTGGCATTAGGGGCACAAAAACAGGTGAACCTGTATCAGAACAGCAGATTATTTGTCTGGTGCAGGAGATGGAAAAGTCCTACAACCATTCGGCGGCCATCATCACTCTACTGGGCCAAGCGATGGCCCAATATAAGGTATACAAATGCTTACGCTTTCGCAAGAAACTAGCGATCGATATGGCTGAGGAGTACCTCAAATGTGGCGACCATTCCAAGGCACTCACGCTATACTCACTGATGCTTTCCGACTATCGAGCCGACAAATGGTTCACGATATTCACCGAGGTGCTGCTGAAAACCCTTCGATCTGCATACCTGTCCGCTTCGGTGCCGGATTTTGTGGCATGCAGCATTGAAACGCTGTCACCTCGAATCGCCATGGAGAAGTCTGATCGTATCCTAATTCTAGAGAACCTCTGGAAGGTCTTCCATAATATATCGCCGGTATCCAGCAGTCAAATTGCCCCGGAACTATCCTCCAACTGGCAAACTGCGCTTAGCTCCTTCAGCAGCCCGGTCAAGCTAGATCTCGACCGTTTGAGCGACCTGTTGGAGTGCAAGATAACCTTCGACAAGCGTCAAATTAGGAACGACGAAAATCTTCACCTCCAGCTTTACATTCGCTCCATCTCTGATGTTCCTCtgaaattgaaaaacttttccGTCCTGCTATCGGACCTCAAATCGAACTCGGTTCGCGTACCAGCTGTGCAGTACTCCGAGTACCTGGAACCAGGAACGGAGGAGGAAGCTTGTCTGAAACCGATTGGCGAGTTCATTCTGGAACCACAGAAGTGCTATCGAATACTGTTTGTTGGAGAGCGCTACCAATTCATGGAAAACGTAGATGTACATATCTTCCGGCTGGAGATGGAAATGGGCTCGGACCGCACATTCGTCGTCCTCTCGCAGCGTGAGAAACTCAACGTTCAGCGGATGTTCAAAAACTTCAACCCACACCAGGACTGCTTGGAGCGGATCGCTGTTATCAGTTCATGTTACATCATTCCAAC ATTCCATTTAGGGTCCCAAACCAAACAGAGCAACCAGCCTATGCTAACGAatgaattctacaaaatcaccaCCAAGATAATAAACAACTCAGATCTTTGCTTGAAGAATGTCGGTATCAGCATTAGCGTGCCGCAACCCTTGCGCAATAACG TGTTTCTCACGACCGATCTGAGTCCCGCGCTGCAGCGAATCAATTCCTACGTCCAGATCGATATCGGCGAGCTGCAGATGCAGTCCGCCACCAGCATATCCTACTACGCAACGAGCTTGATCGAGGGAAACATCGAGCTGCGCCAGCGGTTGTATTACCAAACCGAGAATCTGCACCAGGTGAAAACGAGCGGTGGTGCGATGATCGATTCGCCCTCGACGCCGAACAGCGAGAAGGAAGGGCTCGCGAAACTGATCGCAAACAACGAACGGGGCACCCAAAAGTACGGCAATAGTCATAATATCAAATTCGAGTACATCACGGAGGAGCTGGTGCGCAAGATCAAGGAGGACACCATTGTGGTGCCGTGCGTGGAAGAGTTAAAACTGACAGGGCGCTTTTACACGCTCAGCAGGCAGCCTCTGGTGAAGGCTTATAAGAACGAGGACTTCATTCTGAGGATTGCTATGGAAGTGAAGGCACCGGACGGGTTGGATATACTCGAGACGCAGTTCATAAGT GACCACAACATCGTAGAGAAACCCTACAAGGGCCAACCGAGTATCGTTGGTAGCAAGCTGCGCCAGAGCAGCCGTTTCGAGGATCTCCGATTGCTGAACCCAACAAACTGCACTCGGGATTGGATTACTCAGGGCGACTATCTGAACAACGACGTCCAGCTCAAGTTCAACCGAAGTCGGACACCGGACCACAGTGCGAGTGGTGCGGCGACGACCAGTCGCCTCCCGCCGGACGACCAATTCAACCGGAGTCTGCTGGCGAAGCTGCCCACCAATGCAACGATAATCGGTAGCACGAATGCCAACCTTACTAACCAATTGAACTTACCACTAACCACCTCGTCCAATTCCTCCACAAATGCCGCCTCTTCGGGATCATCTCCTTTACCGCCCCAAACTCATGCAGGTATGATGACATCGTCAACGGGCAGCGCTGaggatttcaaaatcaaatcaTTGCCTTCCAGCGATCAGCCGAAGGATGACTTCAGCAAAAGCTTAGCGCAAGTTAAGAACATCTACAATCAAGCAATAGACTGTGTTCAGTTGACCAATAACGAGCGAAACGGGTTTATAAACGCGACCATAAGTACGTCGTCAACGAATGGTGCTATGGTGACTCGCGGACGAAGTTCGGAACCGGGAAATAGCGGGACAGCGGATACATCAGGTGACAATGGTGACAGGAACCTCATCTTTGGAGTGTACTGTGTTCGGTGGTCTCGCTCGAGTTCGCCCAATGTGATCAATGAGTCCAAATTTGTGATCAGTGGTATAG AGGTGGTAGACCCTCCCCTTAACATCTACTGCtatctggaaacgaaaatgTATGTACGAGTTCCGGTAACTCTACGAATCACGCTGAAGAACCCCACGCGGAAAATTCTTCACCTGCAGGCGGTGCTGAACAGTTCCGATAGTTTCATGTTCTCCGGACACAAACAG CTGAAAATATCGATCTTTGCCCACTCCGCCTACGACCTGCTGTTCAATCTGTATCCCCTGAAAGCAGGATGGCAACCACTACCCGAGCTACAACTCGACTATGCTAATCCCACCAATGGACCAAGCAGCAACAAACAGCCAGGCAAAAGCACGACCGTGGTCAGCAACAAAATGAGCACCTCGAGCGAATCCATCAGCAGTCATCCCGGTGAAGCGGGAGAGCCAAGCAGTGAAAATCTCGAAACACAACTCAAAGCAGAACTGAACTGTTTGGTCAAACGGTGGATGCCCAAAATGGTGTTCATCCAT CCGCCAAGGCGCTACTGA
- the LOC129768055 gene encoding trafficking protein particle complex subunit 11 isoform X2 → MALDSSVLPSELVTVAQPLVGLSGLDVQRNNTHKTIWDAFINNKKPDGESIQYKLLPQNYEFPVSKPKHQSYEWYHPKGILKRNWMLKHLHVLPAVVVLFQDLEWNDPQWSEKQLQCASMIQSLKNSLQGRNTRLAVVLLQKGISHSQGEDLLASERAAHLTSTCDINAKMLFVLPHGDHLVGHIMRLQSAFLELAQSYYAQMMKQIRLHREQLTDSHQILKIRHQFKLGFISELKLDQSNALRHYRQTYANLEEIRVVDTNCLEIKSIAGFVNYKICRLFFKLNTPKDSITHFKNHINKYRSLAGFKELLFEHYAWLSVQYSSFGELFCEAVKNGLSPLQTQHPGIYFHKAAEYISKRKEAFLQCTALGPDSEGQSAASAGQPNSNSVLYSDFFGIRGTKTGEPVSEQQIICLVQEMEKSYNHSAAIITLLGQAMAQYKVYKCLRFRKKLAIDMAEEYLKCGDHSKALTLYSLMLSDYRADKWFTIFTEVLLKTLRSAYLSASVPDFVACSIETLSPRIAMEKSDRILILENLWKVFHNISPVSSSQIAPELSSNWQTALSSFSSPVKLDLDRLSDLLECKITFDKRQIRNDENLHLQLYIRSISDVPLKLKNFSVLLSDLKSNSVRVPAVQYSEYLEPGTEEEACLKPIGEFILEPQKCYRILFVGERYQFMENVDVHIFRLEMEMGSDRTFVVLSQREKLNVQRMFKNFNPHQDCLERIAVISSCYIIPTFHLGSQTKQSNQPMLTNEFYKITTKIINNSDLCLKNVGISISVPQPLRNNVFLTTDLSPALQRINSYVQIDIGELQMQSATSISYYATSLIEGNIELRQRLYYQTENLHQVKTSGGAMIDSPSTPNSEKEGLAKLIANNERGTQKYGNSHNIKFEYITEELVRKIKEDTIVVPCVEELKLTGRFYTLSRQPLVKAYKNEDFILRIAMEVKAPDGLDILETQFISDHNIVEKPYKGQPSIVGSKLRQSSRFEDLRLLNPTNCTRDWITQGDYLNNDVQLKFNRSRTPDHSASGAATTSRLPPDDQFNRSLLAKLPTNATIIGMMTSSTGSAEDFKIKSLPSSDQPKDDFSKSLAQVKNIYNQAIDCVQLTNNERNGFINATISTSSTNGAMVTRGRSSEPGNSGTADTSGDNGDRNLIFGVYCVRWSRSSSPNVINESKFVISGIEVVDPPLNIYCYLETKMYVRVPVTLRITLKNPTRKILHLQAVLNSSDSFMFSGHKQLKISIFAHSAYDLLFNLYPLKAGWQPLPELQLDYANPTNGPSSNKQPGKSTTVVSNKMSTSSESISSHPGEAGEPSSENLETQLKAELNCLVKRWMPKMVFIHPPRRY, encoded by the exons ATGGCACTTGACTCGAGTGTTCTGCCTTCGGAGCTGGTGACAGTTGCTCAGCCACTGGTCGGCTTGTCCGGATTGGATGTGCAACGAAACAACACCCACAAGACTATTTGGGATGCCTTCATCAACAATAAAAAGCCTGACGG tgaatcAATCCAGTACAAATTACTTCCTCAGAATTACGAATTTCCCGTGTCGAAACCAAAACATCAATCTTACGAGTGGTATCATCCGAAGGGAATACTGAAGCGAAACTGGATGTTGAAGCATCTGCATGTTCTTCCGGCGGTGGTTGTGCTCTTTCAAGATCTTGAATGGAATGATCCACAGTGGAGCGAAAAACAGCTTCAGTGTGCTTCTATGATACAGTCGTTAAAGAACTCGCTTCAGGGCAGAAATACACGACTAGCAGTAGTATTACTTCAAAAAGGTATCTCTCATTCTCAGGGGGAAGATTTGCTAGCCTCCGAACGAGCTGCTCACCTGACCAGCACCTGCGATATCAACGCCAAAATGCTCTTCGTGCTTCCCCATGGTGACCACTTGGTGGGTCACATCATGAGGCTTCAGTCCGCTTTTCTGGAACTTGCCCAATCCTATTACGCCCAAATGATGAAACAGATTCGGCTGCATCGGGAACAGCTAACGGATTCCCATCAAATTCTGAAGATTCGGCATCAGTTCAAACTTGGTTTCATCTCGGAACTCAAACTAGATCAATCGAATGCCCTGCGTCACTATCGTCAGACCTATGCGAATCTCGAGGAGATACGAGTGGTCGATACCAACTGTTTGGAGATCAAATCTATTGCTGGTTTCGTGAACTACAAAATTTGTAGACTATTCTTCAAACTGAACACTCCCAAGGATTCGATAACTCACTTCAAGAATCACATCAACAAATATCGCAGCCTAGCCGGCTTCAAGGAACTGCTGTTTGAACACTACGCGTGGCTGAGTGTGCAATACAGTTCCTTCGGAGAGTTGTTTTGTGAGGCGGTAAAAAATGGTCTCTCGCCGCTGCAGACGCAACATCCGGGCATATATTTCCACAAAGCTGCGGAGTACATTAGCAAGCGGAAAGAGGCATTCCTGCAGTGCACAGCCCTAGGACCAGACAGTGAAGGACAGTCGGCGGCTTCTGCCGGACAG cCAAACTCCAACTCCGTACTATACAGTGACTTCTTTGGCATTAGGGGCACAAAAACAGGTGAACCTGTATCAGAACAGCAGATTATTTGTCTGGTGCAGGAGATGGAAAAGTCCTACAACCATTCGGCGGCCATCATCACTCTACTGGGCCAAGCGATGGCCCAATATAAGGTATACAAATGCTTACGCTTTCGCAAGAAACTAGCGATCGATATGGCTGAGGAGTACCTCAAATGTGGCGACCATTCCAAGGCACTCACGCTATACTCACTGATGCTTTCCGACTATCGAGCCGACAAATGGTTCACGATATTCACCGAGGTGCTGCTGAAAACCCTTCGATCTGCATACCTGTCCGCTTCGGTGCCGGATTTTGTGGCATGCAGCATTGAAACGCTGTCACCTCGAATCGCCATGGAGAAGTCTGATCGTATCCTAATTCTAGAGAACCTCTGGAAGGTCTTCCATAATATATCGCCGGTATCCAGCAGTCAAATTGCCCCGGAACTATCCTCCAACTGGCAAACTGCGCTTAGCTCCTTCAGCAGCCCGGTCAAGCTAGATCTCGACCGTTTGAGCGACCTGTTGGAGTGCAAGATAACCTTCGACAAGCGTCAAATTAGGAACGACGAAAATCTTCACCTCCAGCTTTACATTCGCTCCATCTCTGATGTTCCTCtgaaattgaaaaacttttccGTCCTGCTATCGGACCTCAAATCGAACTCGGTTCGCGTACCAGCTGTGCAGTACTCCGAGTACCTGGAACCAGGAACGGAGGAGGAAGCTTGTCTGAAACCGATTGGCGAGTTCATTCTGGAACCACAGAAGTGCTATCGAATACTGTTTGTTGGAGAGCGCTACCAATTCATGGAAAACGTAGATGTACATATCTTCCGGCTGGAGATGGAAATGGGCTCGGACCGCACATTCGTCGTCCTCTCGCAGCGTGAGAAACTCAACGTTCAGCGGATGTTCAAAAACTTCAACCCACACCAGGACTGCTTGGAGCGGATCGCTGTTATCAGTTCATGTTACATCATTCCAAC ATTCCATTTAGGGTCCCAAACCAAACAGAGCAACCAGCCTATGCTAACGAatgaattctacaaaatcaccaCCAAGATAATAAACAACTCAGATCTTTGCTTGAAGAATGTCGGTATCAGCATTAGCGTGCCGCAACCCTTGCGCAATAACG TGTTTCTCACGACCGATCTGAGTCCCGCGCTGCAGCGAATCAATTCCTACGTCCAGATCGATATCGGCGAGCTGCAGATGCAGTCCGCCACCAGCATATCCTACTACGCAACGAGCTTGATCGAGGGAAACATCGAGCTGCGCCAGCGGTTGTATTACCAAACCGAGAATCTGCACCAGGTGAAAACGAGCGGTGGTGCGATGATCGATTCGCCCTCGACGCCGAACAGCGAGAAGGAAGGGCTCGCGAAACTGATCGCAAACAACGAACGGGGCACCCAAAAGTACGGCAATAGTCATAATATCAAATTCGAGTACATCACGGAGGAGCTGGTGCGCAAGATCAAGGAGGACACCATTGTGGTGCCGTGCGTGGAAGAGTTAAAACTGACAGGGCGCTTTTACACGCTCAGCAGGCAGCCTCTGGTGAAGGCTTATAAGAACGAGGACTTCATTCTGAGGATTGCTATGGAAGTGAAGGCACCGGACGGGTTGGATATACTCGAGACGCAGTTCATAAGT GACCACAACATCGTAGAGAAACCCTACAAGGGCCAACCGAGTATCGTTGGTAGCAAGCTGCGCCAGAGCAGCCGTTTCGAGGATCTCCGATTGCTGAACCCAACAAACTGCACTCGGGATTGGATTACTCAGGGCGACTATCTGAACAACGACGTCCAGCTCAAGTTCAACCGAAGTCGGACACCGGACCACAGTGCGAGTGGTGCGGCGACGACCAGTCGCCTCCCGCCGGACGACCAATTCAACCGGAGTCTGCTGGCGAAGCTGCCCACCAATGCAACGATAATCG GTATGATGACATCGTCAACGGGCAGCGCTGaggatttcaaaatcaaatcaTTGCCTTCCAGCGATCAGCCGAAGGATGACTTCAGCAAAAGCTTAGCGCAAGTTAAGAACATCTACAATCAAGCAATAGACTGTGTTCAGTTGACCAATAACGAGCGAAACGGGTTTATAAACGCGACCATAAGTACGTCGTCAACGAATGGTGCTATGGTGACTCGCGGACGAAGTTCGGAACCGGGAAATAGCGGGACAGCGGATACATCAGGTGACAATGGTGACAGGAACCTCATCTTTGGAGTGTACTGTGTTCGGTGGTCTCGCTCGAGTTCGCCCAATGTGATCAATGAGTCCAAATTTGTGATCAGTGGTATAG AGGTGGTAGACCCTCCCCTTAACATCTACTGCtatctggaaacgaaaatgTATGTACGAGTTCCGGTAACTCTACGAATCACGCTGAAGAACCCCACGCGGAAAATTCTTCACCTGCAGGCGGTGCTGAACAGTTCCGATAGTTTCATGTTCTCCGGACACAAACAG CTGAAAATATCGATCTTTGCCCACTCCGCCTACGACCTGCTGTTCAATCTGTATCCCCTGAAAGCAGGATGGCAACCACTACCCGAGCTACAACTCGACTATGCTAATCCCACCAATGGACCAAGCAGCAACAAACAGCCAGGCAAAAGCACGACCGTGGTCAGCAACAAAATGAGCACCTCGAGCGAATCCATCAGCAGTCATCCCGGTGAAGCGGGAGAGCCAAGCAGTGAAAATCTCGAAACACAACTCAAAGCAGAACTGAACTGTTTGGTCAAACGGTGGATGCCCAAAATGGTGTTCATCCAT CCGCCAAGGCGCTACTGA